The following proteins are encoded in a genomic region of Stutzerimonas stutzeri:
- a CDS encoding DUF445 domain-containing protein, which produces MSPLQRYWQSPVTRMKLVAGLLLLLAALLYIVATAMEPRHPAWGYLASFAEAAMVGAIADWFAVTALFRHPLGLPIPHTAIIPRSKARIGRNLSTFITTHFLSTPLVLAKLEALDIGGRLAKWLQHPANAEAVGRQLTGMARFGVDSLRDERVQGFVRAKLLDRARKVDLAPVCGQVLEMLTRQGKHQAMLDEGLIKLDALLQDDDTRALVADAITAEVRTLRYLGLGKAVGGWSANKFVDGVSAVIAEVANDPEHPLRERFDEHVAEYIERLKHDPAYRLEIERIVAQLLEHPATTDYLQTLWQELTTWLQTDLDSPDSRIGRRIVRLTQGLGDSLGADTSMRTWINEQLTAAAPGMLERYRGQIGKYIAQRVENWESRELVEQMEQSVGKDLQYIRINGTLVGGLVGLVLHALTQLAIG; this is translated from the coding sequence ATGAGCCCTCTGCAACGCTACTGGCAATCTCCGGTCACCCGCATGAAGCTGGTGGCCGGGCTTCTTCTGCTCCTCGCTGCCCTGCTCTACATCGTCGCCACCGCGATGGAGCCGCGCCATCCGGCCTGGGGTTATCTCGCCTCTTTCGCCGAAGCCGCCATGGTTGGCGCGATTGCCGACTGGTTCGCCGTTACCGCACTGTTCCGCCACCCGCTCGGCCTGCCGATCCCGCACACGGCGATCATCCCGCGTAGCAAGGCGCGCATCGGGCGCAACCTCTCGACATTCATCACCACCCATTTCCTCTCCACGCCGCTGGTGCTGGCCAAGCTCGAGGCGCTGGACATTGGCGGGCGCCTGGCCAAGTGGCTGCAGCATCCGGCCAATGCCGAAGCCGTCGGCCGCCAGCTCACCGGCATGGCGCGCTTCGGCGTCGATTCGCTGCGCGACGAGCGGGTGCAAGGCTTCGTCCGCGCGAAACTGCTCGACCGCGCCCGCAAGGTCGACCTTGCGCCGGTTTGCGGCCAGGTGCTGGAAATGCTCACCCGCCAGGGCAAGCACCAGGCGATGCTCGACGAGGGGCTGATCAAGCTCGATGCGCTGCTGCAGGACGACGACACCCGCGCGCTGGTGGCCGATGCCATCACCGCCGAGGTGCGCACCCTGCGCTATCTGGGGCTGGGAAAGGCGGTCGGCGGCTGGTCGGCGAACAAGTTTGTCGACGGCGTTTCAGCGGTGATCGCCGAGGTGGCCAACGACCCGGAGCACCCGCTGCGTGAACGCTTCGATGAGCATGTCGCCGAGTACATCGAACGCCTCAAGCATGACCCGGCCTATCGGCTGGAAATCGAGCGCATCGTCGCCCAGCTGCTCGAACACCCGGCCACCACCGACTACCTGCAAACCCTCTGGCAGGAACTGACCACCTGGCTTCAGACCGACTTGGACAGCCCCGACTCACGCATCGGCAGACGCATCGTGAGACTGACCCAGGGGCTCGGCGACTCCCTCGGTGCCGACACCTCCATGCGCACCTGGATCAACGAACAGCTGACTGCCGCGGCGCCCGGCATGCTCGAGCGCTATCGCGGGCAGATCGGCAAATACATCGCCCAGCGCGTAGAGAACTGGGAGAGCCGCGAGCTGGTCGAGCAGATGGAACAGAGCGTGGGCAAGGACCTGCAATACATCCGCATCAACGGCACGCTGGTCGGCGGACTGGTCGGGCTGGTGCTCCACGCGCTGACGCAGCTGGCCATCGGTTAG
- a CDS encoding 3-isopropylmalate dehydratase: MRPTFVLVTLLALTGCSSWQADPADIKPVPEERLRGYQTPVANGGELVVTRDFGMRGGGCYVAVMVDRQLAARIHVGEQVRLQVPAGLRIVSIESDPEDDTLCGKGSLLRERAARVEPGETLQFRISSDNRIGFDIQQLDAQ; this comes from the coding sequence ATGCGCCCCACGTTTGTCCTCGTCACCCTGCTGGCCCTGACCGGTTGCTCGTCCTGGCAGGCCGATCCAGCGGATATCAAGCCGGTGCCCGAGGAACGGTTGCGTGGCTATCAAACGCCCGTGGCCAACGGCGGCGAGTTGGTGGTGACCCGTGACTTCGGGATGCGCGGCGGTGGCTGCTACGTGGCGGTCATGGTTGATCGTCAGCTGGCCGCGCGCATCCATGTCGGCGAGCAGGTGCGCTTGCAGGTGCCAGCCGGGCTGCGCATCGTCAGCATCGAATCCGACCCGGAAGACGACACCCTGTGCGGCAAGGGCAGCCTGCTGCGTGAGCGGGCCGCGCGGGTCGAGCCGGGCGAAACGCTGCAGTTTCGTATCAGCAGCGACAACCGCATCGGCTTCGATATCCAGCAGCTGGATGCCCAATAA